One window of the Podospora pseudopauciseta strain CBS 411.78 chromosome 4, whole genome shotgun sequence genome contains the following:
- a CDS encoding hypothetical protein (COG:S; EggNog:ENOG503P0H3) yields the protein MSASITNVVLAGATGNLGPSILEQLLLAGDFTVTVLVRKESPRTFPPGVKTVTVNYDSIDSLTSALSGQDAVVSTLPISAPEKQLLLIEAAAKAGVKRFLPTEFGSHTRNAKVRQLPVFQTKFDAQDLLEKKAKEGTLTYTLVVNGAFFDWGLKINWLVNAKDKHAILYDGGDRKISFSLLSDVGKAVVGVFRHAEETKNKMVFIQSTVQSFKDVYEIAKKLTPGEKWTDEVVMVDDLLTSAWAEINKENPDPEKFAVKFITSAIAGEGYGSLFEKNDNELLGIKELSREEVEEVVKKYL from the exons ATGTCCgcttccatcaccaacgtTGTACTCGCCGGT GCAACCGGTAACTTGGGCCCCTCAATTCTTGAGCAGCTCCTGCTCGCCGGTGACTTTACAGTCACCGTCCTCGTCCGCAAGGAGTCACCTCGTACTTTTCCCCCCGGTGTCAAAACCGTCACGGTCAACTACGACTCCATCGACTCGTTGACATCGGCATTGTCTGGTCAAGACGCTGTGGTTTCCACCCTCCCAATTAGCGCCCCCGAAAAGCAACTCCTTCTTATTGAAGCTGCCGCCAAGGCAGGTGTCAAACGATTCCTGCCCACCGAGTTCGGCTCCCACACTCGCAACGCCAAGGTCCGACAGCTTCCCGTCTTTCAAACCAAGTTTGACGCCCAGGACCTTCTCgagaaaaaagcaaaagaaggcaCATTGACATACACCCTTGTTGTCAATGGCGCGTTCTTTGACTGGGGTCTCAAGATCAACTGGCTGGTCAACGCCAAAGATAAACACGCAATCCTCTATGATGGCGGCGACAGGAAGATCAGTTTCTCGCTGCTGTCCGATGTTGGAAAGGCTGTTGTGGGAGTTTTTAGACATGCTGAGGAAACCAAAAACAAGATGGTGTTTATCCAGAGCACTGTTCAGAGCTTCAAGGACGTGTATGAGATTGCCAAGAAGCTTACCCCAGGAGAGAAGTGGACTgacgaggtggtgatggtggatgaCTTGCTGACTTCGGCATGGGCTGAGATCAACAAGGAAAACCCCGACCCTGAGAAGTTTGCTGTCAAGTTCATAACTTCTGCGATCGCGGGAGAGGGATATGGCAGTCTGTTTGAGAAGAATGACAATGAGTTGCTGGGGATCAAGGAGCTGAGtcgggaggaggttgaggaagtAGTCAAGAAGTATCTGTAA
- a CDS encoding hypothetical protein (EggNog:ENOG503PRHY): MTNQASEAQPPASPVSKATRFVCNAPGCRKSFTRKEHLTRHAKSHSSQLHYHCHICGRRYARSDVFKRHVEFHPKNTIPSTKIVACNECHDKKLKCDDGTPCRQCDRHGLECVRKGRPSREPRTPPEESSPAHAIDNTSSNGTFNYGSNNLDEQWHDMHFETPGLNEAVHQPEHSSSAPLTPPTSLSTDASQFNSTPLRVLLQNIDEATTYFLLEVFFTEVHQYWPILHVSTFNIGTVSDLLLGSILTLGSWITGREEHKTLIPAVYEEALTATRVNVTPSLHTLQGLVLLVVYSIYNINDEIGKAGGLTSLLIQSCRCIGIFNGSHSLPKRLQDDAFTFWLAKEQLHRLAFTVFRLDTYQSVLLNIPPTVRYQELYIPFLASPFIWEATDNDDLEYRLQQQPKPEGVKSPPLLSGFHREFMYSPTPYTPSIPLSPMDHHLTLCALQNPIWEASAFATDMEISLLSIPNSPVFAARTHLDRWRARLEAQTQQAFQYDVIEEITWTLFHMSKITMHAPLPLLRIHSAAPSGKHRDVDTEKVATKLGIWRGSPCPRMGVISCAEVCQLLSRNPFEFDSNARRDKLNPLATPALLMAAIAVCSYAAGVGQKQGGGCPACLPGLEHEQGGCVDIFAGKCPQSQERVKEWEATGRGWPVWGSSGIVLCRCGLDRLGEWFQQEAVLGRDETARRELVAFVEGLKCGFE, encoded by the exons ATGACCAACCAGGCGTCGGAGGCCCAGCCACCGGCATCACCGGTATCCAAAGCCACTCGGTTTGTCTGCAACGCCCCGGGATGCCGCAAGAGCTTTACCCGGAAAGAACATCTGACCCGACATGCGAAATCACACAGCTCACAATTGCATTATCACTGTCATATTTGTGGCCGGAGATATGCCAGGAGCGATGTCTTCAAACGTCATGTGGAATTTcaccccaaaaacaccatcccaAGCACCAAGATCGTCGCCTGCAATGAATGCCATGACAAAAAGCTCAAGTGTGACGATGGAACACCTTGCCGTCAATGCGACCGACATGGGCTGGAATGTGTACGCAAAGGGCGACCATCTCGAGAGCCGAGGACACCACCAGAAGAATCATCACCAGCCCATGCCATTGACAACACTTCGTCCAATGGAACGTTCAATTACGGGAGTAATAATCTTGACGAACAATGGCATGACATGCATTTCGAGACGCCTGGCCTAAATGAAGCTGTGCATCAACCAGAGCACTCATCCTCGGCTCCTCTCACGCCCCCTACATCACTCTCAACCGATGCTTCACAGTTCAACAGCACACCACTCCGGGTACTGCTCCAAAATATTGATGAAGCAACTACTTATTTTCTCCTCGAGGTCTTCTTCACCGAAGTACATCAATATTGGCCCATTCTTCATGTATCCACCTTCAACATTGGCACCGTGTCTGATCTGCTGTTGGGATCCATCCTAACCCTTGGCAGCTGGATTACTGGGAGAGAGGAACACAAGACTTTGATTCCGGCCGTCTATGAAGAGGCTCTGACAGCTACCCGGGTG AACGTCACCCCTTCTTTACACACGCTTCAAGgactggtgttgttggtggtatATAGCATTTACAACATT AATGACGAAATCGGCAAGGCTGGTGGCCTTACTTCCCTTCTCATTCAAAGTTGTCGCTGCATTGGGATTTTCAATGGCAGCCATTCACTTCCCAAAAGGCTTCAAGATGATGCGTTTACGTTTTGGTTGGCCAAAGAGCAGCTTCATCG GCTGGCATTCACGGTATTCCGTCTCGACACATACCAATCTGTCCTTCTAAACATTCCCCCCACAGTCCGCTACCAAGAGCTCTacatccccttcctcgcctcccccttcaTATGGGAAGCCACAGACAATGACGACCTCGAGTATCGcctccagcaacagccaAAACCCGAAGGTGTCaaatcaccaccactgctgAGCGGCTTCCACCGTGAGTTCATGTACTCGCCAACACCCTACACACCCAgcatccccctctccccaatggaccaccacctcaccctctgCGCCCTCCAAAATCCAATATGGGAAGCCTCGGCCTTCGCAACAGACATGGAGATATCCCTCCTCAGcatccccaactcccccgtATTCGCCGCACGCACGCATCTCGACCGGTGGCGTGCCCGGCTTGAAGCTCAAACCCAACAAGCCTTCCAATACGATGTCATCGAAGAAATCACCTGGACGTTATTCCACATGTCAAAGATCACCATGCACGCCCCCTTACCCCTTTTGAGAATCCACTCTGCCGCCCCCTCAGGCAAACATCGTGATGTCGACACGGAGAAGGTTGCCACTAAGCTGGGGATCTGGAGGGGGAGTCCCTGTCCGAGGATGGGTGTTATCTCCTGCGCGGAAGTATGCCAGTTGCTGAGCCGGAACCCTTTTGAGTTTGACTCTAATGCCAGGAGGGATAAGCTTAACCCGCTGGCTACGCCGGCCTTGCTGATGGCTGCCATTGCAGTGTGCTCGTATGCTGCGGGTGTTGGGCAGAAgcaggggggtggttgtccGGCGTGTTTACCTGGGCTGGAGCATGAGCAGGGCGGGTGCGTGGATATTTTCGCAGGGAAATGTCCTCAGTCTCAGGAAAGGGTCAAGGAGTGGGAAgcgacggggagggggtggccGGTTTGGGGATCTTCGGGGATTGTGTTATGTCGATGCGGTCTTGATAGGCTTGGGGAGTGGTTCCAGCAGGAGGCCGTACTGGGGAGGGACGAGACTGCGAGGAGGGAACTTGTGGCTtttgtggaggggttgaagtgCGGTTTTGAGTGA